One Paracoccaceae bacterium genomic region harbors:
- a CDS encoding ABC transporter ATP-binding protein produces MTERPELLAVEGVTKAYPGVVANSDVSFSIGMGEVHALLGENGAGKSTLVKMIYGLVKPDSGTMRFRGAPFAPAEPAEARRTGVAMVFQHFSLFEALNVAENVALGMETPPPMRDLSARIKAVSEEYGLPLDPARMVGDLSAGERQRVEIVRCLLQDPKLLIMDEPTSVLTPQEVDILFKTLRQLSAEGTAILYISHKLEEIRALCDAATILRRGKVVATCTPRERTAREMAELMVGATLTPPERHPRAGGAVALQVTGLSVASPIPFGTALKDVSFSVAQGEVLGIAGVAGNGQDELLLALSGELKTPSDAVRIDGAGVGTLGPNDRRKLGLVAAPEERLGHAAAPDMSLVENALLSGAVRKGLTRRGFIDWSATRDFAARIVEQFDVRTPGTHVAARALSGGNLQKFVVGRELSQAPGVVIINQPTWGVDAAAAAAIRQAILDRAGEGAAVVVISQDLDELLEVADRFAALNGGRLSEPRPVQGLTIDEIGLMMGGAHGMEVAHHGH; encoded by the coding sequence ATGACGGAGCGGCCCGAACTTCTGGCGGTCGAAGGCGTGACCAAGGCCTATCCCGGCGTCGTTGCCAACAGCGACGTGTCATTTTCCATCGGCATGGGCGAGGTGCATGCCTTGCTTGGCGAAAATGGTGCGGGCAAGTCCACGCTGGTCAAGATGATCTATGGGCTGGTCAAGCCGGACTCGGGAACGATGCGGTTCCGCGGGGCGCCCTTCGCACCGGCCGAGCCCGCCGAGGCGCGGCGGACGGGCGTGGCCATGGTGTTCCAGCACTTCAGCCTGTTCGAGGCGCTGAACGTGGCCGAGAACGTGGCGCTGGGCATGGAGACCCCCCCGCCGATGCGCGACCTGTCGGCCCGCATCAAGGCCGTGAGTGAGGAATATGGCCTGCCGCTCGACCCTGCGCGGATGGTCGGCGACCTGTCGGCCGGCGAACGCCAGCGGGTCGAGATCGTGCGCTGCCTGCTGCAGGACCCCAAGCTTCTGATCATGGACGAACCGACCAGCGTGCTGACGCCGCAGGAGGTGGACATCCTGTTCAAGACGCTGCGGCAGTTGAGCGCCGAGGGCACCGCAATCCTCTACATCAGCCACAAGCTCGAGGAAATCCGCGCGCTTTGCGATGCGGCGACGATCCTGCGGCGCGGCAAGGTGGTGGCCACCTGCACCCCCCGCGAGCGGACCGCGCGCGAGATGGCGGAACTGATGGTCGGCGCCACGCTGACCCCGCCGGAACGACACCCCCGCGCAGGCGGTGCGGTGGCGCTGCAGGTGACCGGCCTTTCGGTCGCATCCCCGATCCCCTTCGGAACGGCGCTGAAGGACGTGTCGTTCAGCGTCGCGCAGGGCGAGGTTCTGGGGATCGCGGGCGTGGCAGGCAACGGGCAGGACGAACTGTTGCTGGCGCTGTCGGGCGAACTAAAGACCCCGAGCGACGCGGTGCGCATCGACGGCGCGGGGGTGGGCACGCTCGGCCCCAACGACCGGCGGAAGCTGGGCCTTGTGGCAGCACCCGAGGAACGGCTGGGCCATGCGGCGGCCCCCGACATGAGCCTTGTCGAGAATGCCCTGCTGTCGGGCGCGGTCCGCAAGGGGCTGACCCGGCGCGGCTTCATCGACTGGTCGGCGACACGCGACTTCGCGGCCCGGATCGTGGAACAGTTCGACGTCCGCACCCCGGGAACGCATGTGGCGGCGCGGGCGCTTTCGGGGGGAAACCTGCAGAAGTTCGTGGTGGGCCGCGAATTGAGCCAGGCGCCCGGGGTCGTGATCATCAACCAGCCCACATGGGGCGTGGATGCGGCGGCGGCGGCGGCGATCCGGCAGGCCATCCTGGACCGCGCGGGCGAGGGCGCGGCGGTCGTGGTGATCAGCCAGGACCTGGACGAATTGCTGGAGGTGGCAGACCGCTTTGCAGCGCTGAACGGCGGACGGCTGAGCGAACCCCGCCCGGTGCAGGGCCTGACCATCGACGAGATCGGCCTGATGATGGGCGGCGCGCATGGCATGGAGGTGGCGCATCATGGGCACTGA
- the xdhC gene encoding xanthine dehydrogenase accessory protein XdhC yields MLDLDGLRTTVALHGRVARVVIADFVGSSPREAGAAMLVWQDGQSGTIGGGALEWEATRQARAMLADGGTRVDRLPLGPALGQCCGGAVTLVTEVFDARNLPVPVAGVVARSIDGRDMPLSVRRIIDRARAQGVPAAVTLTQGWLVEPVALPLRHLWVWGAGHVGRALVAVLAPLPELAITWIDVAENRFPAEIPAGVTVLPAADAAALVPHVPRDAEHLILTYSHALDLDLCHRLLGHGFAGIGLIGSASKWARFRSRLAALGHAPGRVATIRCPIGDPALGKHPQAIAIGVAAEILRGCTMGTNRQENAR; encoded by the coding sequence ATGCTTGATCTCGACGGTCTTCGCACAACGGTCGCGCTTCACGGGCGGGTGGCCCGCGTCGTGATCGCGGATTTCGTGGGGTCCTCGCCGCGCGAGGCCGGGGCCGCCATGCTGGTCTGGCAGGACGGCCAGTCGGGAACGATCGGTGGCGGCGCCCTGGAGTGGGAGGCGACGCGGCAGGCGCGGGCCATGCTGGCGGACGGCGGAACGCGGGTCGATCGACTGCCCCTCGGCCCCGCGCTGGGCCAGTGCTGCGGCGGGGCCGTGACACTTGTGACCGAGGTGTTCGACGCGCGGAACCTGCCGGTTCCGGTGGCGGGGGTGGTTGCGCGCAGCATCGACGGGCGCGACATGCCGCTGTCCGTGCGGCGCATCATCGACCGGGCGCGCGCGCAGGGCGTTCCGGCGGCCGTCACGCTGACGCAGGGATGGCTGGTCGAGCCTGTGGCGCTGCCGCTTCGGCACCTGTGGGTCTGGGGTGCGGGACATGTGGGGCGCGCGCTGGTGGCGGTGCTGGCGCCGCTGCCGGAGTTGGCGATCACCTGGATCGACGTGGCCGAGAACCGGTTTCCGGCGGAGATCCCGGCCGGGGTGACGGTGCTGCCCGCGGCCGATGCCGCCGCGCTGGTGCCGCATGTCCCACGTGACGCGGAACACCTGATCCTGACCTATTCGCATGCGCTGGATCTCGACCTCTGCCACCGGTTGCTGGGCCATGGCTTTGCCGGCATCGGGCTGATCGGATCGGCAAGCAAATGGGCGCGATTCCGGTCGCGGCTGGCGGCACTCGGCCACGCGCCCGGCCGGGTGGCAACCATCCGCTGCCCCATCGGCGACCCCGCCCTTGGCAAGCACCCGCAGGCAATCGCAATCGGCGTCGCGGCAGAAATCCTGCGGGGCTGCACCATGGGAACCAACCGGCAGGAGAATGCGCGATGA
- the xdhB gene encoding xanthine dehydrogenase molybdopterin binding subunit: protein MTIGAPLPHDAAPLHVTGQARYVDDIPMPGAALHLAFGLSTVAHGDILSMDLTAVRSAPGVAMVLTAEDFDEVPDCSPSVHDEPLLATGTVHHVGQAVFLVVADSHLAARKAARLARIAYRERPALLTVDQALAANSRFEGGPIVWSRGDAGAALATAPVVVEGRFEVGGQEHFYLEGQVAAAIPLEGGDMLIHSSTQHPTEVQHKVAHALHLPMSAVRVDMRRMGGGFGGKESQGNALAIACAVVAARTGRPVKMRYDRDDDMVITGKRHDLAILYRAGADAEGRILGVEFTHLFRCGWSQDLSLPVADRAMLHADNCYWLPAIRIESHRLRTNTQSATAFRGFGGPQGMVGIERVMDHIAHATGQDPMAVRKANFYRAVGPAGAGKGHRFGGAHSPKPEQIGPQTTPYGMPVEDFIGDDLVAELERTSDFHARRDAIRAWNAQSPILKRGIALTPVKFGISFTLTWYNQAGALVHVYQDGSVILNHGGTEMGQGLNQKIAQVTAAVFGLEAGQIRITATDTAKVPNTSATAASSGSDLNGMAAQDAATRIRDRLAVHLAAKHQADPSEVVFEGGRVRVKGADHAFADVAKSAYQARVSLSSTGFYATPKITWDRIRGHGRPFYYFAYGAAVTEVVIDSLTGENRILRADILHDTGTSLNPALDIGQVEGAYVQGAGWLTTEELVWDGKGRLTTHAPSTYKIPACSDRPRVFNVALWGRANREDTVGKSKAVGEPPFMLGISALMALSDAVAACGDGTVYPALDAPATAERVLAAVRRVRGHA, encoded by the coding sequence ATGACGATCGGCGCCCCGCTGCCGCATGACGCGGCCCCGCTGCATGTCACCGGCCAGGCCCGCTATGTCGATGACATTCCGATGCCGGGTGCCGCGCTGCATCTGGCCTTCGGCCTGTCCACCGTCGCGCATGGCGACATCCTGTCGATGGATCTGACGGCCGTGCGCAGTGCGCCCGGCGTGGCAATGGTGCTGACAGCCGAGGATTTCGACGAGGTTCCCGACTGTTCACCCTCGGTGCATGACGAGCCGCTGCTTGCCACGGGAACCGTCCATCACGTCGGGCAGGCGGTGTTCCTGGTCGTGGCCGATAGCCACTTGGCCGCCCGCAAGGCCGCGCGGCTGGCGCGGATTGCGTACCGCGAGCGACCGGCCCTGCTGACGGTCGACCAGGCCCTGGCCGCGAACAGCCGGTTCGAGGGCGGTCCCATCGTCTGGTCGCGGGGCGATGCCGGCGCGGCGCTGGCCACCGCGCCCGTCGTCGTCGAGGGCCGGTTCGAGGTGGGCGGGCAGGAACATTTCTATCTCGAGGGCCAGGTCGCGGCAGCAATCCCGCTGGAAGGCGGCGACATGCTGATCCATTCCTCGACGCAGCACCCGACCGAAGTCCAGCACAAGGTTGCCCACGCGCTGCACCTGCCGATGAGCGCGGTCCGCGTGGACATGCGGCGCATGGGCGGCGGCTTCGGCGGCAAGGAAAGCCAGGGCAACGCGCTGGCCATCGCCTGCGCCGTGGTGGCCGCGCGCACCGGCCGTCCGGTCAAGATGCGCTACGACCGCGACGACGACATGGTGATCACCGGCAAGCGGCACGATCTGGCGATCCTGTATCGCGCCGGCGCGGATGCCGAAGGCCGCATCCTGGGGGTGGAGTTCACGCATCTGTTCCGCTGCGGCTGGAGCCAGGACCTGTCGCTGCCGGTGGCCGACCGTGCGATGCTGCATGCCGACAACTGCTACTGGCTGCCCGCGATCCGCATCGAAAGCCACCGCCTGCGCACCAATACCCAGAGCGCCACGGCCTTCCGCGGCTTTGGCGGGCCGCAGGGCATGGTGGGAATCGAACGCGTGATGGATCACATCGCCCACGCCACGGGCCAGGATCCCATGGCGGTGCGCAAGGCCAATTTCTACCGTGCGGTCGGGCCAGCTGGCGCGGGCAAGGGCCACCGCTTCGGCGGCGCGCATTCGCCGAAACCCGAGCAGATCGGGCCGCAGACCACGCCCTACGGCATGCCAGTCGAGGATTTCATTGGCGACGACCTGGTGGCAGAGCTGGAGCGGACATCCGATTTCCACGCCCGCCGCGACGCGATCCGCGCCTGGAACGCGCAAAGTCCGATCCTGAAACGCGGGATCGCGCTGACACCGGTGAAGTTCGGCATCAGCTTCACGCTGACCTGGTACAATCAGGCGGGCGCGCTGGTGCATGTCTATCAGGACGGTTCGGTGATCCTGAACCACGGCGGGACCGAGATGGGCCAAGGGCTGAACCAGAAGATCGCCCAGGTAACGGCGGCGGTGTTCGGGCTGGAGGCCGGGCAGATCCGGATCACCGCCACCGACACCGCCAAGGTGCCCAACACCTCGGCAACCGCAGCCTCGTCCGGGTCGGACCTGAACGGAATGGCGGCACAGGACGCGGCCACGCGGATCCGCGACCGTCTGGCGGTGCACCTTGCCGCGAAACATCAGGCCGATCCGTCGGAAGTGGTCTTTGAAGGCGGGCGTGTCCGCGTGAAGGGCGCCGACCACGCCTTTGCCGATGTCGCGAAAAGCGCCTATCAGGCGCGCGTGTCGCTGTCCTCGACAGGGTTCTATGCGACACCAAAGATCACATGGGACCGTATCCGGGGGCATGGCCGCCCGTTCTATTACTTCGCCTACGGCGCCGCGGTGACCGAGGTCGTCATCGACAGCCTGACCGGCGAGAACCGCATCCTTCGCGCCGACATCCTGCACGACACCGGCACCTCGCTGAACCCGGCGCTGGACATCGGCCAGGTCGAGGGGGCCTATGTTCAGGGTGCCGGATGGCTGACGACCGAGGAGCTGGTCTGGGACGGCAAGGGGCGGCTGACGACGCATGCCCCCTCGACCTACAAGATCCCCGCCTGTTCCGACCGCCCGCGCGTGTTCAACGTCGCGCTTTGGGGTCGGGCGAACCGCGAGGATACGGTGGGCAAGTCGAAGGCCGTGGGCGAGCCGCCGTTCATGCTGGGCATTTCGGCGCTGATGGCGCTGTCCGACGCGGTCGCGGCCTGCGGCGATGGCACGGTCTATCCTGCGCTTGATGCGCCTGCGACAGCCGAACGGGTGCTGGCGGCGGTGCGGAGGGTGCGGGGCCATGCTTGA
- the xdhA gene encoding xanthine dehydrogenase small subunit, which yields MSEIAFLLNGTPVRVADEPPTRTLLDWLRDSRGLTGTKEGCNEGDCGACTVMVTDDRGARALNACILFLPQVHGKSVRTVEGIAGPDGALHPVQRAMVEHHGSQCGFCTPGFVMSMATAHLNGRTDHDDQLAGNLCRCTGYAPIVRAAEAAAAEPVPDWMRAAPDGALAEMGDPAVQIPRSSDELAAWYADHPDATLIAGATDVGLWVTKQLRDLSPVAFLNRCTDLTRIDRQGDALRIGAMVTLSDLWEAMKPLHPSFAEMLRRYASVQVRNAATIGGNIANGSPIGDGPPALIALGATLHLRRGNDRRDMPLEDFFLDYRKQDRRPGEFVEAVTIPATAPGLRCYKLSKRFDQDISAVCGAFNVTVANGTVTGARIAFGGMAGIPKRAAQVEAMLVGRPWTPGTIDAARAAFPQDFTPLSDMRASADYRLAAAANMLTRYWHDLAGARVSVLEVRT from the coding sequence ATGTCGGAGATCGCGTTTCTGCTCAACGGAACGCCGGTCCGTGTGGCGGATGAACCGCCCACGCGGACCCTTCTCGACTGGCTGCGCGACAGTCGCGGACTGACCGGCACCAAGGAAGGCTGCAACGAAGGCGATTGCGGTGCCTGCACCGTGATGGTCACGGATGACCGGGGGGCACGCGCGCTGAACGCCTGCATCCTGTTCCTGCCGCAGGTGCACGGAAAATCGGTCCGCACGGTCGAGGGCATCGCCGGTCCGGATGGCGCACTGCATCCGGTGCAGCGCGCGATGGTGGAACACCACGGGTCGCAATGCGGGTTCTGCACGCCCGGCTTTGTCATGTCGATGGCGACGGCGCATCTGAACGGCCGCACCGACCATGACGACCAGCTTGCCGGGAACCTGTGCCGCTGCACCGGCTATGCCCCGATCGTACGCGCCGCCGAGGCGGCGGCGGCAGAGCCGGTGCCGGACTGGATGCGCGCCGCACCGGATGGCGCGCTGGCCGAGATGGGCGATCCCGCCGTGCAGATCCCGCGCAGTTCCGACGAACTGGCCGCATGGTATGCGGACCATCCCGACGCAACGCTGATTGCGGGGGCCACGGATGTCGGTCTCTGGGTCACGAAGCAGTTGCGCGACCTGTCGCCCGTTGCCTTCCTGAACCGCTGCACCGACCTGACCCGCATCGACCGGCAGGGCGACGCGCTGCGGATCGGTGCCATGGTCACCCTGTCGGACCTGTGGGAGGCGATGAAGCCCCTGCATCCGTCCTTTGCCGAGATGCTGCGCCGCTATGCGTCGGTGCAGGTGCGCAACGCCGCGACCATCGGCGGCAACATCGCCAACGGCAGCCCGATCGGCGACGGCCCGCCCGCACTGATCGCCCTGGGTGCCACGCTGCACCTGCGCCGGGGCAACGACCGGCGCGACATGCCGCTGGAGGATTTCTTCCTCGACTACCGCAAGCAGGACCGCCGCCCCGGCGAGTTCGTGGAGGCGGTCACGATTCCGGCGACGGCGCCCGGGCTGCGGTGCTACAAGCTGTCGAAGCGCTTCGACCAGGATATCTCGGCGGTGTGCGGCGCGTTCAACGTGACGGTGGCGAACGGCACCGTCACGGGCGCGCGCATCGCATTCGGCGGCATGGCGGGCATCCCGAAGCGCGCCGCCCAAGTCGAGGCGATGCTGGTCGGCCGCCCCTGGACACCCGGCACCATCGACGCCGCCAGGGCCGCATTCCCGCAGGATTTCACGCCGCTGAGCGACATGCGGGCCAGCGCGGACTACCGGCTCGCCGCCGCCGCGAACATGCTGACGCGCTACTGGCACGATCTTGCCGGTGCCCGGGTTTCGGTTCTGGAGGTCCGGACATGA
- a CDS encoding DUF2269 family protein, producing MDLYTGLKFMHVLCAVVWLGGGFAFILLGSVLVARASGDAAHGSLTALIRHTAFIGPRLFMPASLLTLLTGISLVFAGGLGWPAWIVLGLAGIAFTAVLGAVAIGPEAERLAAQGPSVDLAGAQRLMRLGRFDYVVQFAIVFLMVAKPGWGDQAVLGGVALAVLVGAVLCLRPAQRRPAFA from the coding sequence ATGGACCTCTATACCGGTCTCAAGTTCATGCATGTCCTTTGCGCGGTCGTCTGGCTGGGCGGAGGTTTTGCCTTCATCCTCCTCGGCTCGGTTCTGGTGGCGCGCGCCAGCGGTGACGCCGCGCACGGCAGCCTGACGGCCCTGATCAGGCACACCGCCTTCATCGGCCCGCGCCTGTTCATGCCTGCCAGCCTGCTGACCCTGCTGACCGGGATTTCGCTGGTCTTTGCGGGCGGGCTTGGCTGGCCGGCGTGGATCGTTCTGGGTCTGGCCGGTATCGCCTTCACCGCCGTGCTCGGCGCGGTGGCAATCGGCCCCGAGGCTGAACGGCTCGCGGCGCAGGGGCCATCCGTCGACCTGGCGGGCGCACAACGGCTGATGCGGCTTGGCCGGTTTGACTATGTCGTGCAGTTCGCCATCGTGTTCCTGATGGTGGCCAAGCCCGGCTGGGGCGATCAGGCCGTGCTGGGCGGGGTTGCGCTTGCCGTCCTGGTTGGCGCGGTGCTCTGCCTGCGGCCGGCGCAGCGCCGTCCCGCCTTCGCTTGA
- the dnaE gene encoding DNA polymerase III subunit alpha — protein MSAPRFIHLRVHTEYSLLEGAVPVKKLVALCQKAGMPAVAVTDTNNMFAALEFSTTALSAGVQPIVGCQVAVAYDPAQPGERPRLPAPVVLLAQDETGYMNLMRLNSCLWLDAGGQLPQVTVEELAQHAAGLICLTGGAEGPLGRYLVNGQSTKARALAGRLAAAFPGRLYVEVQRHPGDAGALPESERATEGPMIDLAYDMGLPLVATNDVYFPEPAMFEAHDALICIAEGAYVDQQAPRRRLTPAHCLKTEAEMCALFADLPEALENTVEIARRCAFAAFKRKPILPRFADDEVEELRRQAQQGLAARLAVIPHAAPVETYEARLAFELGIIEQMGFPGYFLIVADFIKWAKAQGIPVGPGRGSGAGSLVAYALTITDLDPLRYGLLFERFLNPERVSMPDFDIDFCMDRREEVIRYVQDRYGRDRVGQIITFGALLSKAAVRDVGRVLQMPYGQVDRLSKMIPVEGVKPVSITKALADEQRLRDAAREEVVARLLDYAAAIEGLLRNASTHAAGVVIGDRPLDELVPLYQDPRSDMPATQFNMKWVEAAGLVKFDFLGLKTLTVIQNALDLLRLRGIEVDIGLIPLDDARSYELYAAARTVAVFQVESSGMMDALRRMRPTCIEDIVALVALYRPGPMENIPVYCEVKNGLRPLESIHPSIDHILKETQGIIVYQEQVMEIAQVMAGYSLGGADLLRRAMGKKIPEEMAKERPKFIEGAVKNGVSKEKAGEVFDLLEKFANYGFNKSHAAAYAVVSYQTAWLKANHPVEFMAAVMNCDIHLTDKLAVYKREVDRMGIRTVAPCVNASEAMFSVRDGAVVYALGALKNVGVEAMRLIVAARRDQPFADLADFARRVDLRRVGKRPLEMLARAGAFDRLERNRARVFEGLDTLVAWSATIHEARASAQVSLFGEPGADLPPPRLPFRDDWLPVERLAEEHQAIGFYLSGHPLDDYMGALRRRGVQTLAEVAAAVERGPLVARIAGSVSSRQEKKSARGNRFAFVSLSDPTGLYEVTVFSDTLEAARAFLEPGANVVLTVEATPEGEGVKLLARGVEPVDRVAEAGGTSGLRVHLDREEAAGAVAALLARIGAEAGRKARAPVHLCVRPDPDREVEIVLGRDFPVSPAIKGALRAVPGVAMVEDL, from the coding sequence ATGTCTGCCCCCCGATTCATCCACCTTCGCGTCCATACCGAATACTCGCTGCTGGAAGGCGCGGTGCCGGTCAAGAAGCTCGTGGCGCTCTGCCAGAAGGCGGGAATGCCGGCCGTCGCCGTGACCGATACCAACAACATGTTCGCCGCGCTCGAGTTCTCGACCACGGCGCTGTCGGCAGGCGTGCAGCCGATCGTCGGCTGCCAGGTGGCGGTTGCCTACGATCCCGCGCAGCCCGGCGAACGCCCGCGCCTGCCCGCGCCGGTCGTGCTGCTGGCGCAGGACGAGACGGGGTACATGAACCTGATGCGGCTGAACTCCTGCCTCTGGCTGGATGCGGGGGGACAGTTGCCGCAGGTGACGGTCGAGGAACTGGCGCAGCACGCCGCGGGCCTGATCTGCCTGACCGGCGGCGCCGAGGGGCCTCTGGGACGGTATCTTGTCAACGGGCAGTCCACAAAGGCGCGGGCCCTGGCCGGGCGGCTTGCCGCGGCCTTTCCGGGCCGGCTCTATGTCGAGGTGCAGCGCCACCCGGGCGACGCCGGCGCATTGCCCGAGTCGGAACGGGCCACCGAAGGCCCGATGATCGACCTTGCCTATGACATGGGCCTGCCGCTGGTCGCCACGAATGACGTCTATTTCCCCGAACCCGCGATGTTCGAGGCGCATGACGCGCTGATCTGCATCGCCGAGGGCGCCTATGTCGATCAGCAGGCCCCGCGCCGCCGCCTGACCCCCGCGCACTGCCTCAAGACCGAGGCCGAGATGTGCGCCCTGTTCGCCGACTTGCCGGAGGCGCTCGAGAACACGGTCGAGATTGCCCGCCGCTGTGCCTTCGCGGCCTTCAAGCGCAAGCCGATCCTGCCGCGCTTTGCCGATGACGAGGTCGAGGAACTGCGGCGTCAGGCGCAGCAGGGGCTGGCGGCACGGCTGGCGGTCATTCCCCATGCCGCCCCGGTCGAGACCTACGAGGCGCGGCTGGCCTTCGAACTGGGCATCATCGAGCAGATGGGGTTCCCGGGCTATTTCCTGATCGTGGCCGATTTCATCAAGTGGGCCAAGGCGCAGGGCATCCCCGTGGGGCCGGGGCGGGGGTCGGGGGCGGGCAGCCTGGTGGCCTATGCGCTGACCATCACCGACCTCGACCCCCTGCGCTACGGGTTGCTGTTCGAGCGGTTCCTGAACCCCGAGCGGGTCAGCATGCCCGACTTCGACATCGACTTCTGCATGGACCGTCGGGAAGAGGTGATCCGCTACGTGCAGGACCGGTATGGCCGCGACCGCGTGGGCCAGATCATCACCTTCGGCGCGCTGCTGTCCAAGGCGGCGGTGCGCGACGTGGGGCGGGTTCTGCAGATGCCCTACGGCCAGGTCGACCGCCTGTCCAAGATGATCCCGGTCGAGGGCGTCAAGCCGGTCAGCATCACCAAGGCGCTGGCCGACGAACAGCGCCTGCGCGATGCCGCCCGGGAAGAGGTGGTCGCGCGGCTTCTGGACTATGCGGCGGCGATCGAGGGGCTCTTGCGCAACGCCTCGACCCACGCCGCGGGCGTGGTGATCGGCGATCGCCCGCTGGATGAACTCGTGCCCCTCTACCAGGACCCCCGGTCCGACATGCCCGCGACGCAGTTCAACATGAAGTGGGTCGAGGCGGCGGGGCTGGTGAAGTTCGACTTCCTCGGCCTCAAGACGCTGACGGTGATCCAGAACGCGCTTGATCTGCTGCGCCTGCGGGGGATCGAGGTGGATATCGGCCTGATCCCGCTGGACGACGCCAGAAGCTATGAGCTTTACGCCGCTGCCCGGACGGTGGCGGTGTTCCAGGTGGAAAGCTCCGGCATGATGGACGCGCTGCGCCGGATGCGGCCCACCTGCATCGAGGATATCGTGGCACTGGTGGCGCTGTACCGCCCCGGCCCGATGGAGAACATCCCGGTCTACTGCGAGGTGAAGAACGGGCTGCGACCCCTTGAATCCATTCACCCTTCCATCGACCACATCCTGAAGGAGACGCAAGGCATCATTGTCTATCAGGAACAGGTGATGGAGATTGCCCAGGTCATGGCCGGCTATTCGCTGGGCGGTGCCGACCTGCTGCGCCGCGCCATGGGCAAGAAGATACCCGAGGAGATGGCCAAGGAACGCCCGAAGTTCATCGAGGGCGCGGTCAAGAACGGCGTGTCGAAGGAAAAGGCGGGCGAAGTCTTTGACCTTCTGGAGAAGTTCGCGAACTACGGGTTCAACAAGTCCCACGCCGCCGCCTATGCGGTCGTCAGCTACCAGACCGCCTGGCTCAAGGCCAATCACCCGGTCGAGTTCATGGCGGCGGTGATGAACTGCGACATCCACCTGACCGACAAGCTGGCCGTCTACAAGCGCGAGGTGGACCGGATGGGTATCCGCACCGTGGCCCCCTGTGTCAACGCCTCCGAGGCGATGTTCTCGGTGCGTGACGGTGCGGTGGTCTACGCGCTTGGCGCGCTGAAGAATGTCGGGGTCGAGGCGATGCGTCTGATCGTGGCCGCCCGGCGCGACCAACCCTTTGCCGATCTTGCGGATTTCGCCCGGCGCGTGGATCTCAGGCGGGTCGGCAAGCGGCCGCTGGAGATGCTGGCCCGCGCCGGGGCCTTCGACCGGCTGGAGCGCAACCGCGCGCGGGTGTTCGAGGGTCTGGACACGCTGGTCGCCTGGTCCGCCACGATCCATGAGGCCCGCGCCTCGGCGCAGGTCAGCCTGTTCGGCGAACCGGGCGCCGACCTGCCGCCGCCGCGCCTGCCGTTCCGAGACGACTGGCTGCCGGTCGAGCGGCTGGCCGAGGAGCATCAGGCGATCGGGTTCTACCTGTCGGGCCATCCGCTGGATGACTACATGGGCGCGCTGCGCCGGCGCGGTGTGCAGACCCTGGCCGAGGTGGCGGCGGCGGTGGAACGCGGCCCGCTGGTGGCCCGGATCGCCGGGTCCGTGTCATCGCGGCAGGAAAAGAAATCCGCGCGGGGCAACAGGTTCGCCTTTGTCAGCCTGTCCGATCCGACAGGGCTTTACGAGGTCACTGTGTTCTCGGACACGCTGGAGGCCGCACGCGCCTTTCTGGAACCGGGGGCGAATGTGGTGCTGACCGTCGAGGCGACGCCCGAAGGCGAGGGGGTCAAGCTTCTGGCGCGCGGGGTGGAACCGGTGGACCGGGTGGCCGAGGCGGGCGGCACCAGCGGGCTGCGGGTGCATCTGGACCGCGAGGAGGCCGCCGGCGCGGTTGCCGCGCTGCTGGCGCGGATCGGCGCCGAGGCCGGCCGCAAGGCGCGGGCGCCGGTGCATCTGTGCGTCCGCCCCGACCCGGACCGCGAGGTCGAGATCGTGCTGGGGCGCGACTTTCCGGTATCGCCCGCGATCAAGGGCGCACTGCGGGCGGTGCCCGGCGTGGCGATGGTCGAGGATCTCTAG